A region from the Hydra vulgaris chromosome 08, alternate assembly HydraT2T_AEP genome encodes:
- the LOC136083519 gene encoding uncharacterized protein LOC136083519, which produces MFSFLWSLKSLVMSNEEESEESVEAPIQLKEKCKVSAQIYATDVEEEKLIEEVRHLDALKRSNLFGPKESLTSMTLLNGIYQKGFQPLFESVCILLRIFNTIPVSVAEGERSFSKLAIVKTALRSTMSQERLTNLLVISIEHDLAKKLCYGEVISKFATSKARKINFL; this is translated from the coding sequence ATGTTTTCGTTCTTGTGGTCATTGAAATCTCTTGTTATGTCAAATGAAGAAGAATCAGAAGAAAGTGTTGAAGCACCTATCCAATTGAAGGAGAAATGCAAGGTCTCGGCACAAATCTACGCGACCGATGTTGAGGAAGAGAAACTTATTGAAGAGGTCCGCCACCTTGATGCTCTGAAGCGATCCAATCTTTTTGGTCCAAAAGAATCTCTCACTTCCATGACGTTATTGAATGGAATATACCAGAAAGGTTTTCAGCCGCTCTTCGAATCAGTCTGCATTTTGCTGCGCATCTTCAACACCATCCCTGTTTCTGTTGCGGAAGGCGAGAGATCTTTTAGTAAGCTTGCTATAGTTAAGACAGCTTTAAGGTCTACAATGAGCCAAGAACGACTCACGAATCTTCTGGTTATTTCCATTGAGCATGATCTTGCCAAAAAGTTGTGCTACGGTGAAGTGATTTCCAAATTCGCCACGAGTAAAGCTCGAAAGATCAATTTCCTTTGA
- the LOC136083520 gene encoding zinc finger MYM-type protein 1-like, which translates to MCILLCLQLFSTDYDNVFVKSGFYNWKKAKQTIFGHENSKEYIQCMIKWVEFIKQNIHVDEYMISQIKREFNYWSAILNRIVAVIRFLAGRGLAFRGHNEVIGSSNNGNYLGMLELMTQFDPVLKQHIDTFANKGKGNVNYLSKTICEELIDIMSQKVLTHIITEIKKAKHWGIIVDSTPDISHVDQLSVIFRYYLNGHVYERFFCFLQIKSHDCKFLITDILDLPERYDIDITNCRGYAYDNASNMSAKYSGLQARLKERGELAFYIPCAGHSLNLVGQRSVSECINSINYFGVLQSLYSFFVASTHRWDLLKGNHATLKRLSDTRWSCRSDASKSLVENFDGIHAALCHIAEDTEEKSDTRHEALCLLNKITKLEFAFMAVLWHYILKRFNAVSKFLQKVELNLHTISSMLLSLIDFVKNLRNDFTRFENESKKLISKCLYRISLVSNYSHNKLRG; encoded by the coding sequence ATGTGTATTTTGTTATGTTTGCAGTTGTTTTCAACCGATTACGACAACGTATTTGTCAAAAGTGGCTTTTACAATTGGAAAAAAGCTAAACAAACTATTTTCGGCCACGAAAACAGCAAGGAATATATTCAATGTATGATTAAGTGGGTAGAattcataaaacaaaatattcatGTCGATGAATATATGATAAGCCAGATTAAAAGGGAATTTAATTATTGGTCTGCAATCTTAAATAGAATAGTAGCAGTTATTCGTTTTTTAGCCGGAAGAGGTTTAGCATTTCGTGGCCATAATGAAGTTATAGGATCGTCAAATAACGGAAATTACTTAGGCATGTTAGAACTGATGACTCAATTTGATCCAGTTTTAAAGCAACATATTGACACTTTTGCAAATAAAGGCAAAGGTAATGTAAATTATTTGTCTAAAACTATTTGTGAAGAGCTAATTGATATTATGTCTCAAAAGGTTTTAACGCACATTATTACCgaaataaaaaaagccaaacACTGGGGAATTATCGTAGATTCGACTCCTGATATTTCTCACGTGGATCAACTTTCTGTGATATTTCGTTATTATCTAAATGGCCACGTGTATGaacgatttttttgttttctacaaATTAAAAGCCACGACTGTAAATTTTTGATTACTGACATTTTAGATCTACCGGAAAGATATGATATTGATATAACCAATTGTCGGGGATATGCATACGATAATGCAAGCAATATGTCTGCTAAATATTCTGGATTACAAGCACGTTTAAAAGAGCGGGGTGAATTAGCTTTTTATATCCCCTGCGCTGGACACTCTTTAAATTTAGTAGGGCAGCGCAGTGTCAGTGAGTGCATCAATTCTATCAACTATTTTGGCGTTCTCCAGAGTTTGTATTCATTTTTTGTAGCTTCAACACATAGATGGGATTTATTGAAAGGAAATCATGCTACACTCAAGCGCCTATCAGATACACGATGGTCATGTAGGTCAGATGCTTCAAAAAGTTTAGTAGAAAATTTTGATGGGATTCATGCAGCGCTATGTCATATAGCTGAGGATACAGAAGAAAAATCTGATACTCGTCATGAAGCTTtgtgtttattaaataagatCACTAAGCTAGAGTTTGCATTCATGGCTGTACTTTGGCATTACATACTTAAGAGGTTTAATGCAGTTAgcaaatttcttcaaaaagttgaattaaatttgCATACAATAAGCAGTATGTTACTTTCACTAATTGACTTTGTAAAAAACTTACGAAACGACTTTACGAGATTTGAGAATGAATCTAAAAAACTTATTTCCAAATGTTTATATAGAATATCGCTTGTTTCTAACTATTCCCATAACAAATTGCGAGGCTGA